One genomic window of Halorubrum hochsteinianum includes the following:
- a CDS encoding histidine kinase N-terminal 7TM domain-containing protein: MSPSTVGTAGAALGALAALVAVGPGLRTAIAHRESDNGLSFGVLAIGVAIWGGTAAFRPFSPEPMVQAYFYLLSLIGASVAALGWFLFASTAHSTPGTLGHPAVYAGVALVVGADVGLVVTTPIHGLYWGGIAETATAFGTNAVVPTAAYWAHTLLVAGLFAAGVWLFARSRGSRRDRRYARVYAAYAAVVALGVVASNVAVPGSGAVTPAVASGLLVVGVVQARSS, encoded by the coding sequence ATGTCTCCCTCCACGGTCGGAACGGCCGGGGCCGCCCTCGGGGCGCTCGCCGCGCTCGTCGCCGTCGGTCCCGGTCTCCGGACCGCGATCGCACACCGCGAGAGCGACAACGGCCTCTCGTTCGGCGTCCTCGCCATCGGGGTCGCCATCTGGGGCGGGACGGCGGCGTTCCGCCCGTTCTCCCCGGAACCGATGGTGCAGGCGTACTTCTACCTCCTCTCGCTGATCGGGGCGTCGGTGGCCGCGCTGGGGTGGTTCCTGTTCGCCAGCACGGCCCACAGCACGCCGGGGACGCTCGGCCATCCCGCGGTGTACGCGGGCGTCGCGCTCGTCGTCGGCGCGGACGTCGGGCTGGTCGTCACGACCCCGATCCACGGGCTGTACTGGGGCGGGATCGCCGAGACCGCGACGGCCTTCGGGACCAACGCGGTCGTCCCCACGGCCGCCTACTGGGCGCACACGCTGCTCGTCGCGGGGCTGTTCGCGGCGGGCGTGTGGCTGTTCGCGCGGTCGCGCGGCTCTCGCCGCGACCGGCGGTACGCGCGTGTGTACGCGGCCTACGCCGCCGTCGTCGCCCTCGGCGTCGTCGCGAGCAACGTCGCGGTGCCCGGGTCGGGGGCGGTGACGCCCGCCGTCGCGTCCGGGCTCCTCGTCGTCGGCGTCGTTCAGGCCCGCTCGTCGTGA